The genomic segment GGACAAACGTACAGAGGCCGCCCGCGCCCTTCTCACCGGGAGAATGACAGACGCCCTGCACATCACAGTGATGTGCAGGGCGTCGTTGTTTGTCCGCCGTCCGCGATTACGGCGAGTCGCCAGTCGTCGCCGGACGCAAGATGTTGTCATCGCCGTCGCCGGGCAGCTTCAGCACGATCGTGTGTCCCGATCCGGTGTTGAGCGCCTGCAGCAGGCGCAGTTGCAGCAGCGCCGGGTTGTTTTCCAGTAGCTTCGCCGTGTTCGCCAGATTGCGCAGCGCCGCGCTCTCGCCCCGCGCGCGCTCCAACGCCGCCTGCCCTTCCTTGCGCGCGTTCACAACCTGCGCAAAGATATTCTTCAGCTCGCCGGGGAACATCACATCTTTGATGCCCACCGTCTCCAGCGCGAGGCCAATCGCCGCGGCCTGCGGCTGCGCCGCCGCGAGCAGCGCGTCGCCGATCGTCTTGCGCTGTGCCAGCAGGTCGTCCACATTCTGCGCGCCAACCAGATCGCGCAGAATCAGTTGCAGCATCAGATGCAGCGACTGTTCGTAGCTGGCCGTGGATTGGACCGCTTTGTATGGATCGGCGATGGCGTAGCTGGCCGCCAGGCTGAGCTTGACACTGATGTTGTCCGCGGTCAGCAGTTCCTGCCCGGCAATCGAAGCCCAGCGTGCGCGCATGTCCAGCCTGACGATATGGTCGAGGCGACGCCAGTACCAGTGCCGCCCCGGAAGCAGAACGCGCACAAATTTCCCATTGCGATAGAACAGCCCGCGCTCGTGCTCGAGCACCGGCACGGAAGCGATGCTGGGCACGACATAGATCGCAGCCAGCAATACCAGCGTGAGAACAAAGAACAGCAGCGTATACAGTTGTATTTCCGTCATGGCCTGTACTCAATCTACTGATCCCGTCTCAAAGGGACCGCAATTGACCGGCGGAGGTTTTCCACCTGCATGGCCGGCCGATTGCTGCGCAAGCGCCGGTCCCCTTGAGACGAGTATAGTCGGGGGATCGAACCCCGGTTTCCATGAGGGGGTCTCACTAGCGCAGAACCGAACGGGAGATTCCCGCCCGGCAACCGATGACCCCGCGCATATTCTACCATAGCGGCTCGCTGTCATGGCACCCAGGCCGGGTCGGTGTCGTCGTAGGCGTTGCGCGTCAGGCGCATGATGTCCGTGCCGTCGCTGCGCATCAGGTAGAGCTCGCGCGCGTCTAGTCGGGGCCCGAAGCCCGTATTCGCCACGAACGCCAGCCAGAACCCATCGGGTGACCAGGCCGGCTGCTCCGCGCCACTCGCCATCGTTGTCAGCGGCGTCTGGCGCGTGCCGTCCGGCAGCATGACGTATATCTGATTGGCGCCCGCGCGATTAGACACGAACGCAATGCCGGCGCCGGTGGGCGACCAGGCCGGCTGGCTTTCCTGCGATGGCTCACTGGTCAGCCGCCGGATGTTGCTGCCGTCGCGGTTGACGACATAAATATCGGCGTTCCGCTGCGCGCGGCCTATAAACGCAATGCGACTGCCGTCGGGCGACCACGACGGGTGCGCGATCTCCTCAAAGCCGCTGACAATCCGGCGCGGCGCGCCGCCGTTGAGCACCCAGGCGTACAACTCGCCGACGCCGGAACGCAAGTCCACGAACGCCAGCGCATCGCCCTGCACGGTCAGTGCCGGCTGGGCGCGATTGGCTGGCGACGACGTCAGGTTGTCAAACGCCCACGCCGGCCCGCTCATGCGCCCCAGCCAGATATCGGCCGCGCCGGCGGTATCGCGCGTGACGAACGCCAGCGTGCCGGCTGGCCCGTATGCCGGCTCGCGCTCGTCGCGGTCGCTCTCGATCAGCGTGCCGGTGCCCTCGCCGTTCGCCAGCATGGTATACAACTGGTAGCGCCCAGCGCGGTTGCTGGCATAGATCAGTTGCCCGCGCGGCGCGACAAAGACTGTCAGCGGCGCCGATGCGCGCACTTGCGCGCCGGCATCCACCGCATGCACCGAAAGTTGGTACGTGCCAGGCACGGTGGCGCGCCATTCGTGCGCGCCGGTCACCACCGCGCCGCGCGCGACAACCTCGTCGGTCGCCGTCACCGCATCATCGCCATCCCAAAGCTCGAAGCGCGTCGCGGCAAGGCCGGATACCTCGGCCTGCACGCGCAAGGTCTGGCCGGCCATCAGCAGCGCGCCATCCGGCGGCGATACGATCCGCACCGGGGATCGCGTCGCGCCGGCGCGCCCGGGATCAAGCAGCAGCGCTGCGCCCACGCCGTAGACGCCGAGCACCAGCGCCGCCAGCACCATAACGACCCCGATCTGCCACAGGCGGGGACTGCGGTCGAGCATATTCATCGCGGCCATTGTAGCATTGTCCGGCCGATTTAACCATGCACGGCGGGCCGGGTCAGCAATTCCCAATTTGGCTTTGTACGGGTACTTTCCAATGCCGCTTGCGATACGCTGGCTCTCAGGCGCTTGTCACGCAAGCTGGCCCGCCGAAAAAGTGGCGCTGCCCTCCCCGTTAGCTTTTCCCCTTCTCCCCCGCGCGCGCGGGGGAGAAGGGGCAGGGGATGAGGGGGCATATTGGCAGCCGACTCCAAAATGAGAATTGCTGAGTCGATGCGGCGGCGGAGCAACGCTGCGCCGATTATCAGGCTGGGCGCAAAGCCGATGCGCTCCAGCGCTCGATCAGCACGGTGCAGCGGCCCGACGGCAAACGGCTGACCGTGCTCAAGACGATGCTCTCGTCGTTCTGCGCGCGCAACTGCTACTACTGCCCGTGGCGACGCGGGCGCGATCTGCCGCGCACGCAGTTCGCGCCAGAGGAGCTGGCGGCGGCATTTGTGCAGATGCATACGCGGCGGCTGGTCGAAGGGCTGTTCCTCTCCTCGGGCGTGCACGGCCGCTCCGCGTGGACCATGGATCGCCTGATCGCGACCACCGAAATCCTGCGCCGCAAACACCATTTCTCAGGCTACGTTCACCTCAAGATCATGCCCGGCGCGGACGAGGCCAGCGTTGAAGCGGCGATGCAGTACGCCGACCGCATCTCGATCAACCTCGAAGCGCCGACGCCCGAACGGCTGGCGCGGCTGGCGCCCGAGAAGAACCTGTACGCGGACCTGGAGCCGACGCTCTACTGGGCCAACCAGATCAACGC from the Chloroflexota bacterium genome contains:
- a CDS encoding slipin family protein; this encodes MTEIQLYTLLFFVLTLVLLAAIYVVPSIASVPVLEHERGLFYRNGKFVRVLLPGRHWYWRRLDHIVRLDMRARWASIAGQELLTADNISVKLSLAASYAIADPYKAVQSTASYEQSLHLMLQLILRDLVGAQNVDDLLAQRKTIGDALLAAAQPQAAAIGLALETVGIKDVMFPGELKNIFAQVVNARKEGQAALERARGESAALRNLANTAKLLENNPALLQLRLLQALNTGSGHTIVLKLPGDGDDNILRPATTGDSP
- a CDS encoding PD40 domain-containing protein — encoded protein: MAAMNMLDRSPRLWQIGVVMVLAALVLGVYGVGAALLLDPGRAGATRSPVRIVSPPDGALLMAGQTLRVQAEVSGLAATRFELWDGDDAVTATDEVVARGAVVTGAHEWRATVPGTYQLSVHAVDAGAQVRASAPLTVFVAPRGQLIYASNRAGRYQLYTMLANGEGTGTLIESDRDEREPAYGPAGTLAFVTRDTAGAADIWLGRMSGPAWAFDNLTSSPANRAQPALTVQGDALAFVDLRSGVGELYAWVLNGGAPRRIVSGFEEIAHPSWSPDGSRIAFIGRAQRNADIYVVNRDGSNIRRLTSEPSQESQPAWSPTGAGIAFVSNRAGANQIYVMLPDGTRQTPLTTMASGAEQPAWSPDGFWLAFVANTGFGPRLDARELYLMRSDGTDIMRLTRNAYDDTDPAWVP